The following coding sequences lie in one Cydia strobilella chromosome 20, ilCydStro3.1, whole genome shotgun sequence genomic window:
- the LOC134750668 gene encoding 5-hydroxytryptamine receptor 1-like, which yields MVKSRKRKQSSSEPGTRMATQRRNSHGSLPSFIALPSCIFILVSLVPADVAFAAVDFNDSALNVDLNIISPNSTFNWTLFDDNSTVTKTLHDNNKHTKYSTPVTILMVSIFMIVIFGTIVGNILVCVAVCLVRKLRRPSNYLIVSLAVSDLCVAIIVMPVAMVYDILGTWPFGPVVCDFWVSSDVLSCAASILNLCMISVDRYYAITKPLEYGVKRTPRRMLFCVFIVWMGAAFISLPPVLILGNEKTDTSCSVSQNQGYQIYATFGSFYLPLSVMIVVYYKIFRAARKIVKDEKRAQSHLESHCYLEINVKNGGAAEAKLLGSQPVPPAARGSTASTNTTCSVDKTESSIGRCFSGQRKSNESQCPMLQQPKTPTRPIHTINRSTQMVHTPEIKLPIRDNRRRPSLENKSASNRIRSSLSTFAHKSHIAKDLLHPSQSPHQKKLRFQLAKERKASTTLGIIMSAFVICWLPFFVLALIRPFVEEGTIPDAVSGLFLWLGYINSLLNPIIYATLNRDFRKPFQEILFFRCSNLNHMMREEFYHSQYGDPDHHYCVNTTKVQNYDEGVEIVSTADREETRASESFL from the exons ATGGTAAAGTCAAGAAAACGAAAGCAATCGTCCTCCGAGCCAGGGACTCGTATGGCGACTCAAAGACGTAACTCCCATGGTTCACTGCCTAGCTTTATTGCTTTACCTTCGTGTATTTTTATACTAGTATCTTTAGTGCCAGCAGACGTGGCATTCGCCGCGGTAGACTTCAACGACTCTGCTCTCAACGTAGACTTAAACATCATTAGCCCGAATTCCACTTTTAATTGGACGCTTTTCGATGATAATTCAACTGTAACCAAAACTCTTCATGACAACAACAAGCACACGAAGTATTCCACGCCAGTCACGATTCTTATGGTCTCTATTTTTATGATAGTCATCTTTGGCACGATCGTTGGCAACATTCTAGTTTGCGTTGCGGTTTGTTTGGTGAGGAAACTTCGGAGACCGAGCAATTACTTGATAGTATCGCTGGCGGTGAGCGACTTGTGCGTGGCGATAATAGTCATGCCCGTCGCGATGGTTTACGATATACTCGGCACATGGCCGTTCGGTCCAGTGGTTTGCGATTTCTGGGTATCCAGTGACGTACTATCATGCGCAGCGAGTATTCTCAACCTGTGTATGATATCCGTAGACCGGTACTACGCGATCACGAAACCTCTAGAATACGGTGTGAAACGAACACCAAGAAGAatgttgttttgtgtttttatagtCTGGATGGGAGCTGCATTCATATCGCTCCCGCCCGTTTTAATACTTGGTAATGAGAAGACTGATACATCATGCTCTGTGTCACAAAACCAGGGATACCAGATATATGCGACGTTTGGTTCGTTTTATTTGCCATTATCCGTGATGATAGTCGTCTACTACAAGATATTTAGAGCGGCGAGGAAAATCGTAAAGGACGAGAAACGCGCTCAGTCGCATTTGGAGTCGCACTGCTACCTAGAAATCAATGTGAAGAATGGTGGGGCCGCTGAAGCGAAGTTGTTGGGCAGTCAGCCAGTCCCACCGGCGGCCAGAGGTTCGACGGCCAGCACAAACACTACA TGTAGCGTAGACAAAACAGAAAGCAGCATAGGGCGGTGTTTTAGTGGGCAACGCAAGTCCAATGAATCCCAGTGTCCTATGCTTCAGCAGCCTAAAACTCCTACGAGGCCTATTCACACCATCAACAGATCGACTCAGATGGTTCACACACCAGAAATAAAGCTACCAATCAGGGACAATAGACGAAGGCCATCTTTAGAGAACAAGTCAGCTTCGAACCGGATTCGCTCTTCGCTATCGACGTTTGCTCATAAGAGTCATATAGCTAAAGACCTACTGCATCCATCTCAGTCGCCGCATCAAAAGAAATTACGATTCCAACTGGCTAAGGAGCGGAAAGCGTCCACAACTCTCGGAATAATTATGTCAGCATTTGTTATTTGCTGGCTGCCTTTCTTTGTGCTAGCTCTTATAAGACCTTTTGTCGAGGAAGGGACAATACCCGACGCAGTGAGCGGACTCTTCTTGTGGCTAGGTTATATCAACAGTTTGCTTAATCCTATAATTTACGCGACGCTGAACCGTGATTTTAGGAAACCGTTCCAAGAGATTCTGTTTTTCCGGTGTTCTAACTTGAATCACATGATGAGGGAGGAGTTTTACCATAGTCAGTACGGGGACCCTGACCACCATTATTGCGTGAACACTACGAAAGTTCAAAACTACGATGAAGGAGTAGAAATCGTGTCAACGGCCGACCGCGAGGAGACGCGAGCGTCGGAAAGCTTTCTATGA